In a single window of the Deinococcus aetherius genome:
- a CDS encoding HEAT repeat domain-containing protein — protein MLDEKTKARIVHYLSFEPQIGPDLEPWQNEIDEDIEQAAFDFVNTFDDIDVYLFLWDITFNDTKDESTYQHSPNNGRAFRAILNLKSRDPIAFLEEVLSLDDSGWRWVAVKELSERPGVRATQLLIRVLIHDQDSDVRFTAAESLKLIGDESALPALRHAEQHDSGCDYEGFSVAWAAQEAIQAIEARSAVPDPE, from the coding sequence ATGCTTGACGAGAAGACCAAGGCTAGAATTGTCCATTACCTGAGCTTCGAGCCCCAGATAGGGCCAGACTTGGAGCCGTGGCAGAATGAAATAGACGAAGACATCGAGCAAGCAGCTTTCGATTTCGTCAATACGTTTGATGACATTGACGTTTATCTGTTTCTTTGGGACATCACCTTTAATGATACAAAAGACGAGAGCACTTACCAACACTCACCCAACAATGGGCGAGCTTTCCGTGCTATCTTAAATCTCAAGAGCCGTGACCCAATTGCTTTTCTGGAAGAGGTGCTTTCGCTCGACGATAGCGGCTGGCGGTGGGTGGCGGTGAAGGAGTTGTCAGAACGTCCAGGCGTCCGCGCCACCCAGCTTCTCATCCGTGTTCTCATTCATGACCAGGACTCCGACGTGCGGTTCACCGCTGCCGAGTCCCTGAAGCTCATTGGAGATGAAAGCGCGCTCCCTGCTCTGCGACACGCGGAGCAACATGACTCCGGCTGTGACTACGAGGGGTTCTCTGTCGCTTGGGCGGCACAAGAGGCGATTCAGGCCATTGAGGCGCGGTCAGCGGTGCCCGACCCTGAATAG
- a CDS encoding aspartate-semialdehyde dehydrogenase: MRVAIVGATGAVGHELLRVLENSTLQFDELQLYASPRSAGTKLPFNGQELTVRATPEGAIDADLILASAGGSISKALAPAWVAGGAVVIDNSSAFRYDPEVPLVVPEVNGEAALGHKGIIANPNCTTAVAVVAVAPLHRAFGVRRMIVSTYQATSGAGQKGIEELLEQTRVTLSGGEAGAEVFAHPIPFNVIPHIDAFQDNGYTKEEMKVVWETRKIIGDDSLKISCTAVRIPTLRTHSEAITLELERPATPEEARELLRQAAGVEVRDDPAARLYPMPLTASGKYDVEVGRIRSSLVFDGGLDLFVAGDQLLKGAALNAVQIAEYLQEKGALKGRVAG; this comes from the coding sequence ATGCGCGTAGCGATTGTGGGAGCCACGGGGGCGGTCGGACACGAACTCTTGCGGGTGCTGGAAAACAGCACGCTGCAATTCGACGAGTTGCAGCTCTACGCCAGCCCGCGCTCGGCGGGGACGAAGCTGCCCTTTAACGGCCAGGAGCTGACCGTACGCGCCACGCCCGAGGGCGCCATCGACGCCGACCTGATCCTGGCCTCTGCGGGCGGGTCCATTAGCAAGGCCCTCGCCCCGGCGTGGGTGGCGGGCGGCGCCGTCGTGATCGACAACTCCAGCGCCTTCCGCTACGACCCGGAGGTGCCCCTCGTCGTGCCCGAGGTGAACGGCGAGGCGGCGCTGGGGCACAAGGGCATCATCGCCAACCCCAACTGCACGACGGCGGTGGCGGTGGTCGCGGTCGCTCCGCTGCACCGGGCCTTCGGCGTGAGGCGCATGATCGTCTCCACCTATCAGGCGACGAGCGGGGCGGGGCAGAAGGGCATCGAGGAGCTGCTGGAGCAGACGCGCGTGACCCTGAGTGGGGGCGAGGCGGGCGCCGAGGTCTTCGCGCACCCCATCCCCTTCAACGTGATCCCGCACATCGACGCCTTCCAGGACAACGGGTACACCAAGGAGGAGATGAAGGTCGTCTGGGAGACGCGCAAGATCATCGGCGACGACTCGCTGAAGATCAGTTGCACGGCGGTCCGCATCCCCACCCTGCGGACGCACAGCGAGGCGATCACCCTGGAGCTGGAGCGCCCCGCCACCCCCGAGGAGGCGCGCGAACTGCTCCGTCAGGCGGCGGGCGTCGAGGTGCGCGACGACCCGGCGGCGAGGCTCTACCCCATGCCCCTCACCGCGAGCGGCAAGTATGACGTGGAGGTGGGGCGCATCCGCTCCTCGCTGGTGTTCGACGGCGGGCTCGACCTCTTCGTGGCGGGCGACCAGCTTCTCAAGGGGGCGGCGCTGAACGCCGTGCAGATCGCCGAGTACTTGCAGGAGAAGGGCGCGCTCAAGGGCAGGGTCGCGGGCTGA
- a CDS encoding rhomboid family intramembrane serine protease — protein sequence MRAPSSPRPGPDRPRRGSQPILAALLTLLLVGGVWAQEIVDQFAFGGALDQYGIVPRDPGSLSHVLTAPFLHGGFGHLLANTVPLAVLAFMSALRSAWRFLVATLVIVVVGGGLVWLLGRGGSLHLGASELVFGYLAYLIGVGWWERTPGAVVVALVAVFLYGGAIWGVLPSNPLISWEAHLFGFVAGLLAAALLHRKRPARIARVNPYSSRSRW from the coding sequence GTGCGCGCTCCCTCCTCTCCTCGCCCGGGACCTGACCGCCCACGCCGAGGGTCCCAGCCCATCCTCGCGGCCCTGCTCACCCTCCTGCTTGTCGGCGGGGTGTGGGCGCAGGAGATCGTGGACCAGTTCGCGTTCGGCGGGGCACTCGATCAATACGGGATCGTGCCGCGCGACCCGGGGAGCCTGTCCCACGTCCTGACCGCGCCCTTCCTGCACGGCGGCTTCGGGCACCTCCTCGCCAACACCGTGCCGCTGGCCGTGCTCGCCTTCATGAGCGCGCTGCGGAGCGCGTGGCGCTTCCTGGTGGCGACGCTGGTGATCGTGGTCGTCGGGGGCGGGCTGGTGTGGCTCCTGGGACGCGGGGGCAGCCTGCACCTGGGCGCCTCGGAACTCGTCTTCGGCTACCTCGCCTACCTGATCGGGGTGGGGTGGTGGGAAAGAACGCCCGGTGCCGTCGTGGTCGCGCTCGTCGCGGTGTTCCTGTACGGCGGGGCGATCTGGGGAGTGCTGCCGTCGAACCCGCTGATCTCGTGGGAGGCGCACCTCTTCGGCTTCGTGGCGGGGCTCCTCGCGGCGGCGCTGCTGCACCGGAAGCGACCGGCCAGGATCGCTCGGGTGAACCCGTATTCCTCCCGCTCCCGGTGGTGA
- a CDS encoding VOC family protein → MTAHLDHLVVAARTLKEGRAWLEGRLNVPTQPGGEHGQFGTHNVLLSLGGAAYLEVLAVNPQAPTPARPRWFGLDTPELRERLEDGPLLIHWVARVPDLGGLDLGPFGEPLDLARGENRWTLTVPPEGSLPGGGVRPSLIRWHTPPPPTRLPDAGVSLLTLRLGTPDPDGLRNVLNALNFVGEVEVYEAPQPELTAMLETPEGPVTL, encoded by the coding sequence ATGACCGCCCACCTCGACCACCTCGTCGTCGCCGCCCGCACGCTCAAAGAAGGCCGCGCGTGGCTGGAGGGGCGCCTGAACGTGCCCACCCAGCCGGGCGGCGAGCACGGACAGTTCGGCACCCACAACGTCCTGCTCTCCCTCGGCGGAGCCGCCTACCTGGAGGTTCTCGCCGTCAATCCGCAGGCTCCCACCCCGGCCCGCCCGCGCTGGTTCGGCCTGGACACCCCGGAGCTGCGCGAACGGCTGGAGGACGGCCCCCTCCTCATCCACTGGGTCGCGCGGGTCCCCGACCTGGGCGGTCTCGACCTCGGGCCGTTCGGGGAGCCCCTCGACCTCGCGCGTGGCGAGAACCGCTGGACGCTCACGGTGCCGCCAGAAGGCTCGCTTCCCGGCGGTGGGGTGCGGCCCAGCCTGATCCGCTGGCACACGCCGCCTCCGCCCACCCGCCTGCCCGACGCGGGCGTGAGCCTCCTGACCCTGCGCCTGGGCACGCCCGACCCGGACGGCCTGCGCAACGTGCTGAACGCCCTGAATTTCGTGGGCGAGGTCGAGGTCTACGAGGCTCCTCAACCCGAGTTGACGGCGATGCTGGAGACGCCGGAGGGGCCGGTCACGCTGTAG
- a CDS encoding NAD(P)/FAD-dependent oxidoreductase, producing the protein MLDVLVVGGGLAGLTAARVLTRAGRRVRVLEAADGVGGRVRSRVVEGFTLEAGYQVLFPAYPAVRRHLDLDALDLVPIPPAAVIRRGERAAVVGDPFRDPSGLPSTLTTLALPLGDKLRVARLAARLRAPAPHTLLNGPDETTESYLRRQGFSEATIDRFFRPFFGGIFLRRDLHTSARLFRYYFRMLMEGGAALPRAGIGALSQQLARDVDVTTGVRVTRLAPQPGGHVSAATSAGEIDARHVIVATDPNTAQNLTGEPVSRGSLASTYLYYASPVSLDRQPRLLLNVEGGLINNAQWLSNAIPGRAPGGQHLLAVSVLGLPGLDDASLDARVRGELGRWYGSGVAGLRTLHVERIPHAQYPQPPGYAAHLAGHATRLPGVLLASEVTSSSSIQGAMESGEKAAAILLGDLAGMSRPRGA; encoded by the coding sequence ATGCTGGACGTTCTGGTGGTGGGTGGCGGGCTCGCGGGCCTGACGGCGGCGCGGGTGCTCACGCGCGCCGGGCGCCGCGTGCGCGTGCTGGAGGCGGCGGACGGGGTGGGCGGGCGCGTCCGCTCGCGGGTGGTGGAGGGCTTCACCCTGGAGGCGGGGTATCAGGTCCTCTTTCCGGCCTACCCGGCGGTGCGGCGGCACCTCGACCTCGACGCCCTCGACCTCGTGCCCATCCCGCCCGCCGCCGTCATTCGCCGGGGAGAACGGGCCGCTGTGGTCGGCGACCCATTCCGCGACCCCAGCGGGCTGCCGAGCACCCTGACCACCCTGGCGCTGCCCCTCGGGGACAAGCTGCGGGTGGCGAGGCTCGCGGCCCGGTTGCGCGCTCCCGCCCCCCACACCCTGTTGAACGGCCCCGACGAGACGACCGAGAGCTACCTGCGCCGCCAGGGCTTCAGCGAGGCGACCATCGACCGTTTCTTCCGGCCCTTCTTCGGCGGCATCTTCCTGCGACGCGACCTGCACACGAGCGCGCGGCTCTTCCGCTACTACTTCCGGATGCTGATGGAAGGCGGTGCGGCCCTGCCCCGGGCGGGGATCGGCGCCCTGTCCCAGCAACTCGCGCGGGACGTGGACGTGACGACGGGCGTGCGCGTGACCCGCCTGGCTCCCCAACCGGGCGGTCACGTGTCCGCCGCGACCTCCGCCGGGGAGATCGACGCCCGCCACGTCATCGTCGCCACTGACCCGAACACTGCCCAGAACCTTACCGGGGAGCCCGTCTCGCGCGGGAGCCTCGCCAGCACGTACCTGTACTACGCCTCGCCCGTGAGCCTCGACCGCCAGCCCCGCCTCCTCCTGAACGTGGAGGGCGGCCTGATCAACAACGCCCAGTGGCTCAGCAACGCGATTCCGGGGCGGGCGCCGGGGGGCCAGCACCTCCTCGCCGTGTCCGTCCTCGGGCTGCCCGGCCTCGACGACGCCTCGCTCGACGCCCGGGTGCGCGGGGAACTCGGGCGGTGGTACGGGTCGGGGGTCGCCGGGCTCCGCACCCTGCACGTCGAGCGCATTCCGCATGCCCAGTACCCCCAGCCCCCCGGGTACGCCGCCCACCTCGCCGGGCACGCCACCCGCCTCCCTGGCGTGCTCCTGGCCTCCGAGGTCACCTCGTCGAGCAGCATCCAGGGGGCGATGGAGAGCGGGGAGAAGGCCGCGGCCATCCTCCTCGGCGACCTGGCGGGGATGAGCCGACCGAGGGGGGCGTGA
- a CDS encoding class I SAM-dependent RNA methyltransferase: protein MPDPLITLDIEKLVAGGLGLSRDESGVVLVRGALPGERVSAAVRAGRGVRQGVTREVLTPSPDRVQAPALPTVDLAHASYPAQLRFKRGFVEEALSRIAKLRASVGETVPSPRKWAYRNTAQYLVTPQGLAYRERRGKEPQVVGQDPLVMEAIQAVMDRLDPGRLDPATEVAFRASRLTGEVVAALIGPGEPRAYLRASDHLLDAGVVGVSLAQPSERRFGAGVRLIAGEGEIREQFGRVQVSVSATGFAQVNPEAAGLAYVRAAELAGKGTHAVDLYGGAGAIGRHLAPGFDRVTVLDTAPEALSRGRQDVAVSGERNVTFRAGDAARLSDLGTDVIVVDPPRAGLDEGARGHIHASTADRLVYVSCDPATWARDVGDLTRRGWKLGPVTPHDFYPQTSHVEVVSVLER from the coding sequence ATGCCTGACCCCCTGATCACGCTGGACATCGAGAAACTCGTCGCCGGTGGGCTGGGCCTCTCCCGGGACGAGTCCGGTGTGGTCCTCGTGCGTGGGGCGCTGCCGGGCGAGCGGGTGAGCGCCGCCGTCCGCGCGGGCCGGGGTGTGCGCCAGGGCGTCACCCGCGAGGTCTTGACCCCCAGCCCCGACCGGGTCCAGGCCCCCGCCCTCCCCACCGTGGACCTCGCCCACGCCTCCTACCCCGCCCAACTACGCTTCAAGCGCGGCTTCGTGGAGGAGGCCCTGAGCCGCATCGCCAAGCTGCGGGCGTCCGTGGGGGAGACGGTGCCCAGTCCCCGCAAGTGGGCGTATCGCAACACCGCCCAGTACCTCGTCACCCCGCAGGGCCTCGCCTACCGGGAGCGGAGGGGCAAAGAGCCCCAGGTCGTCGGGCAAGACCCCCTGGTGATGGAGGCGATCCAGGCCGTCATGGACCGCCTCGACCCGGGGCGCCTCGACCCGGCGACCGAGGTGGCCTTTCGCGCGAGCCGCCTGACGGGCGAGGTCGTCGCCGCATTGATCGGGCCGGGGGAGCCGAGGGCCTATCTGCGCGCTTCGGATCACCTCCTCGACGCCGGGGTGGTGGGGGTCAGCCTCGCCCAGCCGTCGGAGCGGCGCTTCGGGGCGGGGGTGCGGCTGATCGCGGGTGAGGGCGAGATCCGGGAGCAGTTCGGGCGGGTGCAGGTCAGCGTCTCGGCGACGGGCTTCGCGCAGGTGAACCCGGAGGCGGCGGGGCTGGCGTACGTCCGCGCGGCGGAACTGGCCGGGAAGGGCACGCACGCGGTGGACCTCTACGGCGGGGCCGGGGCCATCGGGCGGCACCTCGCGCCGGGCTTCGACCGGGTGACGGTGCTCGACACCGCCCCCGAGGCCCTGTCGCGCGGGCGGCAGGACGTGGCGGTGAGCGGGGAGCGCAACGTGACCTTCCGGGCGGGGGACGCGGCGCGGCTTTCCGACCTCGGGACGGACGTCATCGTGGTGGACCCGCCGCGCGCCGGGCTGGACGAGGGGGCGCGCGGGCACATCCACGCGAGCACCGCCGACCGCCTGGTGTACGTGAGCTGCGACCCCGCAACGTGGGCGCGCGACGTGGGCGACCTCACCCGGCGGGGGTGGAAGCTCGGCCCCGTCACCCCGCACGACTTCTACCCGCAGACGAGCCACGTGGAGGTCGTGAGCGTGCTCGAACGCTGA
- a CDS encoding AI-2E family transporter has translation MNPNRTVPQLLADLWTRPLARLLCYLGLLVLAFLLVGRLSGVLVTVAVAYGLAYLVNPALVWLEKRGLARGWGVLLLTLVLFAVVTLLFWRLAAQMTSFIFSLPALADRVTALLERALEKPNPDPGIDLLQYQLAQYVQSRAQELARDVGPLFDRLLSSSPSVLAGWLNWLGRAGLLLTLTLYFALDYRRVSRGLLSVFPRDWQPAVGRLSEDVSESFGRAIRGNLLVGLSVGALAGLGLLLLNVPTPLVLGVFTAAMWLVPYVGILIAVVPALLQAIPLGTTAVVLVVVLYFVLNQVGGNLLSPLIMGRTIQIPPSALMVAVLIGLAVGGALGAFLASPVALLVYRWGTRYWLHSRAYQGGKGRGELGKEEGVGQVDERVQDPVR, from the coding sequence TTGAACCCGAACCGAACCGTGCCGCAGCTTCTGGCGGACCTGTGGACGAGGCCGCTGGCGCGGCTGCTCTGCTACCTGGGACTCCTCGTGCTGGCGTTTCTGCTGGTCGGGCGGCTCTCGGGCGTCCTCGTCACGGTTGCCGTCGCCTACGGGCTGGCCTACCTCGTCAACCCCGCGCTGGTGTGGTTAGAAAAACGTGGGCTGGCCCGGGGCTGGGGCGTCTTGCTGCTCACCCTGGTCCTGTTCGCCGTCGTGACCCTGCTCTTCTGGCGCCTGGCCGCCCAGATGACGAGCTTCATCTTCAGCCTGCCCGCCCTCGCCGACCGGGTGACCGCACTCCTGGAACGTGCGCTGGAAAAACCCAACCCCGATCCCGGCATCGACCTGCTTCAATACCAGCTCGCCCAGTACGTCCAGTCCCGCGCCCAGGAACTCGCCCGCGACGTGGGTCCCCTCTTCGACCGCCTGCTCTCCTCCAGTCCCTCGGTCCTGGCGGGTTGGTTGAACTGGCTGGGGCGGGCCGGACTGCTCCTCACGCTGACCCTGTACTTCGCCCTGGACTACCGCCGGGTCAGCCGGGGGCTGCTCTCGGTCTTTCCGCGCGACTGGCAGCCCGCCGTGGGGCGGCTTTCCGAGGACGTGAGCGAGTCGTTCGGCCGGGCCATCCGGGGCAACCTCCTCGTGGGCCTGAGTGTCGGGGCGCTGGCCGGGCTGGGCCTGCTGCTGCTGAACGTACCCACCCCGCTGGTGCTGGGCGTCTTTACCGCAGCGATGTGGCTGGTGCCCTACGTGGGCATCCTGATCGCGGTGGTCCCCGCGCTGCTCCAGGCGATCCCGCTGGGCACGACGGCGGTGGTGCTGGTGGTGGTGCTGTACTTTGTCCTCAACCAGGTGGGCGGCAACCTGCTGAGCCCGCTGATCATGGGCCGGACCATCCAGATTCCCCCCTCGGCCCTGATGGTCGCCGTGCTGATCGGCCTGGCCGTCGGCGGGGCGCTGGGCGCATTCCTCGCCAGTCCCGTCGCCCTGCTCGTCTACCGCTGGGGCACGCGCTACTGGTTACACAGCCGCGCGTATCAGGGGGGGAAGGGGCGGGGGGAGCTGGGGAAGGAGGAAGGGGTGGGCCAGGTTGACGAGAGGGTGCAAGACCCAGTTCGTTAG
- a CDS encoding SMI1/KNR4 family protein has translation MSTDLPATLARLETWLSAHAPAIHAQLTPGVTGAELDALEAHTGLKLPEAYRILYKTHGSWGGTFGLGHMPLGSVLSSWNTWRDLEPDSQETEGHVSHPPGAIKPQYINLGWIPLLEDRGGNEVGVDLKPGPTGKVGQIITYGRDEEHKYVLAPGLEAFLTEYVARLESGRVRVVQLEGFSKPTWDIQLTDSTGHSANTYSPLTDFYPGFGAAPARRSR, from the coding sequence GTGAGCACCGACCTACCCGCCACCCTCGCTCGACTGGAAACGTGGCTCTCGGCACACGCCCCGGCCATCCATGCCCAACTGACTCCCGGTGTGACCGGTGCGGAACTGGACGCGTTGGAGGCACACACCGGGCTCAAGCTGCCGGAGGCGTACCGGATTCTGTACAAGACGCACGGCTCGTGGGGCGGGACGTTCGGGCTGGGGCACATGCCGCTGGGGAGCGTCCTGTCCAGTTGGAACACCTGGCGCGACCTCGAACCGGACTCTCAGGAGACCGAAGGCCACGTCTCGCACCCGCCCGGAGCGATCAAGCCCCAGTACATCAACCTGGGGTGGATTCCCTTGTTGGAGGACAGGGGCGGCAACGAGGTGGGCGTGGACCTGAAGCCCGGCCCTACGGGGAAGGTCGGGCAGATCATCACCTACGGGCGCGACGAGGAGCACAAGTACGTGCTGGCCCCGGGCCTCGAAGCCTTCCTGACCGAATACGTGGCGCGGCTGGAGTCGGGGCGGGTGCGGGTCGTGCAGCTGGAGGGTTTCTCGAAACCGACGTGGGACATTCAGCTCACGGACTCCACGGGCCACAGCGCCAACACCTACAGCCCGCTCACCGATTTCTACCCCGGCTTCGGCGCCGCCCCCGCCCGGCGTTCACGTTGA
- the mqnE gene encoding aminofutalosine synthase MqnE → MKWLRDPRLAPVAEKVEAGERLTFAEGLSLYHTRDLSALMRLANLARERRHGDKTYFVHSMRLEFTNICYVGCTFCAFAARKGEERAWDYSPDEVVEQVRRRYLPGITELHMSSGHHPNHRWEYYPEMVQRLREAFPELQVKAFTAAEIEHLSKISKKPTLEVLRELQAAGLSAMPGGGAEIFADRVRRQVAKNKVKAEKWLQIHREAHSLGMRTNATMLYGHIETLEERLDHMHRLRDLQDDSVAQFGGGFHAFIPLAFQPFGNTLAQNLGKTDFTTGLDDLRNLAVARLYLDNFPHIKGYWVMIGSELTQVSLDWGVSDIDGTIQEEHIAHAAGATSPMALSQAGMVRMIQRAGRVPVLRDAYYNELEVFPRPSAEAAD, encoded by the coding sequence ATGAAGTGGTTGCGCGACCCCCGGCTCGCCCCCGTCGCGGAGAAGGTGGAGGCGGGCGAACGCCTGACCTTCGCCGAGGGGCTGAGCCTGTATCACACCCGCGACCTGAGCGCCCTGATGCGCCTGGCAAACCTCGCCCGCGAGCGGCGGCACGGCGACAAGACCTATTTCGTCCACTCCATGCGCCTGGAGTTCACCAACATCTGCTACGTCGGCTGCACCTTCTGCGCCTTCGCTGCTCGCAAGGGCGAGGAGCGCGCCTGGGACTACTCGCCCGACGAGGTGGTGGAGCAGGTGCGGCGCCGCTACCTCCCCGGCATCACCGAACTGCACATGAGCAGTGGCCACCACCCCAATCACAGGTGGGAGTACTACCCCGAGATGGTGCAGAGGCTCCGCGAGGCCTTCCCCGAGCTTCAGGTCAAGGCGTTCACCGCCGCCGAGATCGAGCACCTGTCGAAGATCAGCAAGAAGCCCACCCTGGAAGTCCTGCGCGAGTTGCAGGCGGCGGGGTTGAGCGCGATGCCGGGCGGCGGGGCGGAAATCTTCGCCGACCGGGTGCGGCGGCAGGTGGCGAAGAACAAGGTGAAGGCCGAGAAGTGGCTCCAGATCCACCGCGAGGCGCACTCGCTGGGGATGCGGACGAACGCGACCATGCTCTACGGCCACATCGAGACGCTGGAGGAGCGGCTGGACCACATGCACCGCCTGCGCGACCTTCAGGACGACAGTGTTGCCCAGTTTGGGGGCGGCTTCCACGCCTTCATCCCCCTCGCCTTCCAGCCATTCGGGAACACGCTGGCACAGAACCTGGGCAAGACGGACTTCACGACCGGGCTGGACGACCTGCGGAACCTCGCGGTGGCCCGCCTCTACCTCGACAACTTCCCGCACATCAAGGGCTACTGGGTGATGATCGGCTCCGAACTCACCCAGGTCAGCCTCGACTGGGGCGTGTCCGACATCGACGGCACCATTCAGGAGGAGCACATCGCGCACGCGGCGGGGGCGACCTCCCCGATGGCGCTTTCTCAAGCGGGCATGGTGCGGATGATCCAGCGGGCCGGACGCGTACCCGTGCTGCGCGACGCCTACTACAACGAACTCGAAGTCTTCCCACGCCCCTCGGCGGAGGCGGCGGACTGA
- a CDS encoding VOC family protein, translated as MAAVFPNGARVEMIRIARPTRRLEEVVAFYRDGLGLPVIGEFREHAGYDGVMLGLPGRDLHLEFTHDAHGTPGDAPSRDNLLVLYLPDEAALERFRAALTALGHAPVEPENPYWYGKSLSFEDPDGWRVVLFDQTKKEAAD; from the coding sequence ATGGCCGCCGTCTTCCCTAATGGCGCCAGGGTCGAGATGATTCGTATCGCCCGGCCTACGCGGCGCCTGGAGGAGGTTGTCGCGTTCTACCGGGACGGCCTCGGCCTGCCCGTGATCGGTGAGTTCCGGGAGCATGCGGGATACGACGGCGTGATGCTCGGGCTGCCGGGACGCGACCTGCACCTGGAGTTCACCCACGACGCGCACGGCACGCCCGGGGACGCCCCCAGCCGGGACAACCTGCTTGTCTTGTATCTACCCGACGAAGCCGCACTGGAGCGATTCAGGGCAGCCCTAACGGCTTTAGGGCACGCTCCGGTAGAGCCGGAAAACCCCTACTGGTATGGCAAGAGCCTCTCCTTTGAGGACCCGGACGGCTGGCGGGTCGTGCTCTTCGACCAGACAAAAAAGGAAGCGGCGGACTGA
- a CDS encoding nuclear transport factor 2 family protein, whose translation MLSLDDAWNAAYHRKDAAALERVLADDWLAFFPDGRVVFRAELLAQVPRNPDAALMFERHAARVFGDAAVTRGTLYANGERVQSFLRVYARREGEWRAVSVQVVP comes from the coding sequence GTGTTGAGCTTGGACGATGCCTGGAACGCGGCCTACCACCGCAAGGACGCGGCGGCGCTGGAGCGCGTGCTTGCCGACGACTGGCTGGCCTTCTTCCCGGACGGGCGGGTGGTCTTCAGGGCCGAGTTGCTCGCCCAGGTACCCCGCAACCCCGACGCGGCCCTGATGTTCGAGCGCCACGCGGCCCGCGTGTTCGGCGACGCAGCGGTCACGCGCGGCACCCTCTACGCGAACGGCGAGCGGGTGCAGAGCTTCCTGCGGGTGTACGCGCGGCGGGAAGGGGAGTGGCGGGCAGTGAGCGTGCAGGTGGTGCCATGA
- a CDS encoding menaquinone biosynthetic enzyme MqnA/MqnD family protein, whose protein sequence is MTYRAGWIHYTNVAPILDSLVLPNNVTAVTGVPTEMNAALLEGRVDIANISAVEFIRHADKLEALPDFSVAVLGPVYSVNLFHTVPLPNLRRVALTRQSAMSVALLEVLLAARGLSPTLERAEGEAENLLASGYDGVLRIGDSALREWYRVVGPLTPETTMTTLPHTARGITVTDLAEEWFRLTGHTFVFAVWAYRKDAPPPAALVQAMREARREGIGHLADVARRHAAGLGLPERVVQHYLWNFRYHLEAPDRLGLHEFAAQAVPGHAPLRFGPRPGVRVESG, encoded by the coding sequence ATGACCTACCGCGCGGGCTGGATTCACTACACCAACGTCGCCCCCATCCTCGACTCGCTCGTGCTGCCAAACAACGTGACGGCGGTGACGGGCGTGCCGACCGAGATGAACGCCGCGCTGCTCGAAGGCCGAGTGGACATCGCCAACATCAGCGCGGTGGAGTTCATCCGGCACGCGGACAAGTTGGAGGCGTTGCCGGATTTCAGCGTGGCGGTGCTGGGGCCGGTGTACTCGGTGAACCTCTTCCACACGGTGCCGCTGCCAAACCTGCGGCGGGTGGCCCTGACCCGGCAGAGCGCAATGAGCGTGGCGCTGTTGGAGGTGCTGCTGGCGGCCCGAGGTCTGAGCCCCACCCTGGAGCGGGCGGAGGGGGAGGCCGAGAACCTGCTCGCCTCGGGCTACGACGGGGTGCTGCGGATCGGGGACAGCGCCCTGCGTGAATGGTACCGGGTGGTGGGGCCGCTCACCCCGGAGACGACGATGACTACCCTGCCCCACACGGCGCGCGGCATCACGGTGACCGACCTCGCCGAGGAGTGGTTCCGCCTCACCGGACATACCTTCGTGTTCGCGGTATGGGCCTACCGCAAGGACGCGCCGCCCCCCGCCGCCCTCGTCCAGGCGATGCGGGAGGCGCGGCGGGAGGGCATCGGGCACCTCGCGGACGTGGCGCGGCGGCACGCGGCGGGGCTGGGGCTCCCGGAACGGGTGGTGCAGCACTACCTGTGGAACTTCCGGTATCACCTGGAAGCTCCCGACCGCCTGGGGCTGCACGAGTTCGCCGCCCAGGCCGTGCCCGGACACGCGCCGCTGCGCTTCGGGCCGAGGCCGGGTGTCCGGGTGGAGTCGGGATAG
- a CDS encoding DinB family protein — protein MTTVMAGKLAGALTTVEANRRVNDVLCAHPTPEMMRAQTPGGGMTHMAGVTRGWLSQLDEGTAAPLPILHDDTREDAFVTQEDPARAVWGMALETAITAGGTGNLSHPSTAQFVTHMLIHDAHHRGQILLALKVNGFPLPDEDAMWGTLRGE, from the coding sequence ATGACAACAGTGATGGCCGGGAAACTGGCGGGGGCGCTGACGACGGTGGAGGCGAACCGCCGCGTCAACGACGTGCTGTGCGCCCACCCGACGCCCGAGATGATGAGGGCGCAGACGCCGGGCGGCGGGATGACGCACATGGCGGGCGTAACGAGGGGATGGCTCTCGCAACTCGACGAGGGAACCGCCGCTCCCCTTCCCATCCTCCACGACGACACGCGGGAGGACGCCTTCGTCACCCAGGAGGACCCGGCGCGGGCGGTGTGGGGGATGGCGCTGGAGACGGCAATCACCGCCGGGGGCACAGGGAACCTTTCGCACCCCAGCACCGCGCAGTTCGTCACCCACATGCTCATCCACGACGCCCACCACCGGGGGCAAATTCTGCTCGCCCTGAAAGTGAACGGTTTTCCCCTTCCCGACGAGGACGCCATGTGGGGGACGCTCCGTGGCGAATGA